From Hylaeus volcanicus isolate JK05 chromosome 2, UHH_iyHylVolc1.0_haploid, whole genome shotgun sequence, the proteins below share one genomic window:
- the LOC128872393 gene encoding divergent protein kinase domain 1C: MNVRRLPGFMYHYKMISGFLASTVLLVLYLLLHWGIMCTNLEAWRHVSNVCSTHRKGSAIGILCEPLCSEKGIHSLACETLHAGKEAVFSAHWEATRLVFKASRTKTPVEQYESLFWTDIAGDKHFPSEKDFSAMIRDLVVSKLNVTLSQHQLERLARLRTHRVETELSRRQLEMENLWPLLQENEYLMTILYEDRDVFPQLIGTCGTFYAVEYVRPIETPTTVLALSDSKPEWAKRLKLAVMILDLLEELDTNFPEPIHLCDVKINHFGLPLGGQKLKFLDLDAVFPKTIISRITSDRKSCVKHEDCDFFDCRSICSKDKRCESPVMNNNLQIVCEKIFLGWTLSGTIIIPGLLMSEHTTSTLAVMLRQCANPAGDIEHLPRAAVPDNLKTRLYNMLHEMEQEVAASV; the protein is encoded by the exons ATGAACGTCCGACGTTTGCCCGGTTTCATGTACCACTACAAGATGATCTCTGGCTTCCTGGCCTCGACTGTCCTCCTCGTCTTGTACTTGCTTCTTCACTGGGGTATTATGTGCACGAACCTCGAGGCCTGGCGTCACGTATCCAACGTG tgCAGCACGCACAGAAAAGGCTCCGCGATAGGAATTCTATGCGAGCCGCTGTGCTCGGAAAAGGGGATTCACTCGCTCGCGTGCGAAACGCTACACGCTGGCAAGGAGGCGGTCTTCTCTGCGCACTGGGAAGCTACCAGACTCGTGTTCAAGGCTTCGAG AACGAAGACCCCGGTTGAGCAGTACGAGTCGCTGTTCTGGACGGACATAGCCGGGGACAAGCATTTCCCATCCGAGAAGGACTTCAGCGCCATGATCCGGGATCTGGTCGTTAGCAAGCTGAACGTGACGCTGTCGCAGCATCAATTAGAGAGGCTGGCGCGACTTCGTACGCATCGCGTCGAGACGGAGTTGTCCAGACGACAGCTTGAAATGGAGAATCTCTGGCCGTTGTTGCAGGAGAACGAGTACCTGATGACCATCCTCTACGAGGACAGGGACGTATTCCCTCAGCTGATTGGCACGTGCGGGACGTTCTACGCGGTCGAGTACGTTCGACCGATCGAAACGCCCACGACCGTGCTCGCGTTGTCCGACTCGAAGCCGGAATGGGCGAAACGGTTGAAGCTGGCCGTGATGATCCTGGACCTGCTCGAGGAACTCGACACCAACTTCCCCGAGCCGATCCATCTCTGCGACGTGAAAATAAACCATTTCGGACTGCCTCTAGGCGGACAGAAGCTCAAGTTCCTCGACCTCGACGCCGTGTTCCCTAAAACGATCATCAGCCGTATCACGTCCGACAGAAAGAGCTGCGTGAAACACGAGGACTGCGACTTCTTCGACTGCAGGTCCATCTGCTCCAAAGACAAGCGCTGCGAGTCTCCGGTCATGAacaataatttacaa ATCGTGTGCGAGAAGATATTCCTCGGCTGGACGCTCTCGGGGACTATCATAATTCCTGGACTACTTATGTCGGAGCACACCACTAGCACACTCGCGGTAATGTTGCGACAGTGTGCGAATCCAGCTGGCGATATCGAGCATCTGCCACGTGCTGCAGTGCCAGATAACTTGAAAACGCGTTTGTACAATATGCTGCACGAAATGGAACAGGAGGTTGCAGCTTCTGTGTAA